The segment TCCTCTATCCCCAGGCCCTCCCCTTAAGGTCCTGCCCTCAGctcaatcaataataacaataataataataataataataataataataataataataataataataccatttgttaagctcttactatgtgccagacactggaataagcgctgggccgatacaagataatcgggtcagaccctgaccctgacccactTAGGcaccgcagtcttcatcctcattttgcagatcaatcaatcaatcgtatttattgagcgcttactgtgtgcagagcactggactaagcgcttgggaagtccaagttggcaacataaacagtccctacccaacagtgggctcacagtctaaaagggggagacagacaacaaaaccaaacctactaacaaaaaaaaaaaaaaaatagaatagatctgtacaagtaaaataaataaataaataaatagagcaataaatatgtacaaacatatatacagatgagggaactgaggcacagagaagcaaagtgacttgccgaggcaTCGAacttgcgcttactgtgtgcggggcactgtactaaacgcttgggagtgtctactacaacagaggtggtagatggattcccggcccacaaggagcttatagtcaacaGGGGAGACCCCAGTTCTGCTCTGGGACCCTATTTAGCCCTTCCTCAGGACTtagatttccctcctccccctcctgtacctcctttttcttcttcctccaggaCCTGGATCGCTTTTCCACAGCTCCTGCTCAACCCGGCTCACTCGATCCTGATTTTCCTAACTCCAAACAACCAAATTACAGGACAAAATAAATGGGATGAAGGCAGGAAGACAGGGCCGGGTGAAAGCAGTATAGATGCTGTGTGTCAAGAGCGTATTAGACAAGTGGTtccatggtgtaatggttagcactctggactctgaatccagcgatccgagttcaaatctcggtgggACCTCAGTTGTATTTTTGTGGATTGCACTGATTTTCGAGTCTCCTTTCTCCCCCGATACATATTACTTCCACAGATTTGAGCAGTATTCTACGGTCTGAACCCCAAGAATTAAGGGGAAACGGGCCTGACGGATGGATCCAACTTTGGATGGGGGAAATTGAAGATGTGGGGACTTGAAGGGTATTTTAAAATATGGGAGGTTTAAGGGAGGTTGCTGATGTGGGGATTTGGGATTGACCGAGGTCGCCTGGGGAGCCTGaatttgattttcatttttaatggacACCTCTGACCGACCTCACAGGCAGAGCCTGGGGAGGATGAACGAACGTGagcctgtgggcccactgttgggtagggactgtctctatatgttgctctatttatttatttattttacctgtacatatctattctatttattttattttgttaatatgtttggttttgttctctgtctccccctcctagactgtgagcccactgttgggtagggaccgtctctatatgttgccaacttggacttcccaagcgcttagtacagtgctctgcacacagtaagcgctcaataaatacgattgattgattgattgattgaatggtgaaGGACTCCCCGGGGGCTGGATTCTGGAAAGACACCCTTGTAACAACAGTAgctgtagcatttattaagcggtacgtcccaagcactgtaataaacgctggggTCGACACGAGGTAATAAAGacggacacagatcctgtcccccatcttaaataggaaggggaaccggtattcaatccccattttagctctcttcctcccttcaaggccttactgagagctcacctcctccaggaggccttcccagactgagccccctccttcctctccccctcgtccccctctccgtccccccgtcttacctccttcccttccccacagcacctgtatatatgtatatacgtttgtacatatttattactctattttacttgtacttatttattgtatttattttattttgttaatatgtttggttttgttctctgtcttccctttctagactgtgagcccactgttgggtagggactgcctctatatgttgccaacttgtacttcccaagcgcttagtacagtgctctgcacatagtaagtgctcaataaatacgattgattgatttattttacaggcgaggaaactgaggtacggagaagctaagtgacgtacctaaagtcatgcagcaggcaaggagcagagtcagaattagaacccagatcctctgactctcaggactattACAACTaagcagtgtaataataacaatagtagtagtagtagtagtaaaaataataataatagcaacaacaacaacagaacccagatcctctgactctcaggactattCTCTTACAAccaagcagtgtaataataacaatagtagaagtagtagtagtaaaaataataataatagcaacaacaacaacagaacccagatcctctgactctcaggactattCTCTTACAACTaagcagtgtaataataacaatagtagtagtagtagtagtagtaaaaataataataatagcaacaacaacagaacccagatcctctgactctcaggactattCTCTTACAACTaagcagtgtaataataacaatagtagtagtagtagtagtagtaaaaataataataatagcaacaacaacagaacccagatcctctgactctcaggactattCTCTTACAACTaagcagtgtaataataacaatagtagtagtagtagtagtaaaaataataataatagcaacaacaacagaacccagatcctctgactctcaggactattCTCTTACAACTaagcagtgtaataataacaatagtagtagtagtagtagtaaaaataataataatagcaacaacaacagaacccagatcctctgactctcaggactattCTCTTACAACTaagcagtgtaataataacaatagtagtagtagcagtagtaaaaataataataacagcaacaacaaccatagcaacaatactactaataattggtacctgttaaatgcttactatgtgccaggcactgtactaagagctggggtgggtacaaacaaatcgggttggacacgtcccacgtggggctgaaaatctcaatccccatttgacagtgacttgtccaaggtcatacagcagactagtgggggagccgggattagaacaaatgCAACAAGcataataatggtgcttattaagtgcttactgtgtgctaagctctgcatttccttgctcatttcctcctttgcagaaggaatcaatcaatcaatcgtatttattgagcgcttactgtgtgcagagcactgtactaagcgcttgggaagtacaagttggcaacaaatagagacagtccctaggaaGAGGTCTAGGAAGAGAGTGGAATGAGGCTGAGAGAAAGTGTaggagtttaaaaaaaatgataaatgaCCACACGGTGCACcggaggggtgggaagaggggggaattTAGGAAGGGGGTGCTTCCTAAGAAAACAAGGACACTCGGGGGGTAGAGAAACCCGCCCTGGCagcggtgggattcgaacccacgcctccGGGGAGACTGGAGCCTAAATCCAGCGCCTTAGACCGCTCGGCCACGCTACCTGCACCCGCCAAGCTTTCCACACAAGCTTCCCAGAACTCGCTCCAAAGAGGGACACGAggtaaaaacaatcaatcaattaatcaatcagtcgtatttattgagcgcttactgtgtgcagagcactggactaagcgtttgggaagtacaagctggcaacatatagagacggtccctacccaacagtgggctcacagtctagaagggggagacagagaacaaaaccaaacatactaacaaaataaaataaatagaatagattaggtacaagtaaaataaatagagtaataaatatgtacaaacatatatacaggcgctgtggggaagggaaggaggtaaaatggggggggatggagagggggacgagggggagaggaaggaaggggctcagtgtgggaaggcctcctggaggaggtgagctctcagtaggaccttgaagggaggaatcaatcaatcaatcgtatttattgagcgcttactgtgtgcggagcactgtactaagcgtttgggaagtacaagctggcaacatatagagacagtccctacccaacagtgggctcacagtctagaagggggagacagagaacaaaaccaaacatcctaacaaaataaaatagaatagaatagataggtacaagtaaaatagagtaataaatatgtacaaacatatatacaggtgctgtggggaagggaaggaggtaagatgggggatggagaggggaacgagggggagaggaaggggctcagtgtgggaaggcctcctggaggtggtgacctctcagtaggaccttgaagggaggaatcaatcaatcaatcgtatttattgagcgcttactgtgtgcagagcactgtactaagcgcctggaaagtacaagttggcaacatatagacacagtccctacccaacagggaggaagagagctagcttggcggatgggatgAGGTccggaagagaaaggaaagagcaagCTTTTATTTCGGTTTTACCTCGCCTCTCAACCATTCCGCCATCCCtcgaactctctcctccttcctttcttcctttcgtCACCTGTAATTGGCGAGCGGGTCTCTTCCCCGgggcccgggagggagggaggctgggcgaGGAAGACCCCTGGGATCCCGGGAAGGATGGaggcccagaggcaggacagacACGGCCAGCCAGGGTGCAATAAAACACACTTTTAttcgagggtcaatcaatcaatcaatcgtatttattgagcgcttactgtgtgcagagcactgtactaagcgcttgggaagtccaagttggcaacatatagagacagtccccacccaacagtgggctcacaaggagctggaggcgactggggaggggtggggaagaggcaaGCACAAGCACAAACATCCAACCACAGACACACACGTGCATAAATTGAACACCTCGCGTCCCAGCTTCCAGACAGACAcataaacaaacacacacacacatgagacACGTGCAtcaactccccctcgtccccctctccatccccctccttcccttccccacagcacctgtatataggtatgtatgtttgtacatacttattactctatttattttacttgtacagataataaatcaatcaatcaatcgtatttattgagcgattactgtgtgcagagcactgtaccaagcgcttgggaagtccaagttggcagcatatcatcatcatcatcaatcgtatttattgagcgcttactgtgtgcagagcactgtactaagcgcttgggaagtacaagttggcaacatatcatcatcatcatcatcactcgtatttattgagcgcttactgtgtgcagagcactgtactaagcgcttgggaagtacaagttggcaacatatcatcatcatcactcgtatttattgagcgcttactgtgtgcagagcactgtactaagcgcttgggaagtacaagtcggcaacatatagagagagtccctacccaacagtgggctcacagtctaaaagggggagacagagaacaaaaccaaacatactaacaaaataaaataaacagaatagatatgtacaagtaagataaatagagtaataaatatgtacaaacatatacatatatacaggtgctgtggggaagggaaggaggtaagagagggggacgagggagagaggaaggaaggggctcagtgtgggaaggcctcctggaggaggtgagctctattctatttattttattttgttagtatgtttggttttgttctctgtctcccccttctagcctgtgagcccactgttgggtagggaccgtctctatatgttgccagcttgtacttcccaaacgcttagtacagtgctctgcacgcagtaagcgctcaataaatacgattgattgattgattgataaactgaaGACAAAGCGTCCCAGCTGTCCCGTTTCCCAGACGGACACACACACCCATAAATTGAAGGCCCAGCGTCCCAGGTGTCCCGGCTCCCAGACGGTCAtagcctcacacacacacacgtgcataaatgtttgatgataatgatgatggcatttattaagcgcttactatgtgcaaagcgctgttctaagcgctggggaggttacaaggcgatcaggttgccccacgggggctcacagtctctcccttctagactgtgagcccactgttgggtagggactgtctctatatgttgccaacttggacttcccaagcgcttagtacagcgctctgcacacagtaaacgctcaataaatacgattgaatgaatgaatggagtgaataatccccattttccaggtgaggtaactgaggcccagagaagtgaagtgacttgcccagagtcacacagctgacaattggcggagctgggatttggaacccatgacctctgactccaaagcccgggctctttccactgagcccggcaTCCcaagtgtgtgtacacacacacagagacacacacacacacacacacacacacgtgtcagaggtcatgggttctaatcccagctccgccacttgtcagctgtgtgacttcgggcaagtcactcaacttctctgggcctcagttccctcatctgtaaaatgggggtgaagattgtgagccccccccccccgtgggacaaccttgattaccttgcattcccccccctcagcgcttagaacagtgctggacacatagtaagcgcttaacaaacaccaacatatcAATTGAAGATCCCAGCTCCCAGACGGATACATTCCGCaatcagaagagaagcagggtggctcagtggaaagagcccgggcttgggagtcaaaggtcatgggttctaaacccgactccgccccttactgcctgtgtgactttgggcaagtcacttaacttctctgtgcctcaatcaatcaatcagtcgtatttattgagcgcttactgtgtgcggagcactggactaagcgcttgggaagtacaagttggcaacatatagagacggtccctacccaacagtgggctcacagtctagcctcagtcacctcatttgtaaaatggggattaagactatgagctccacgttcattcagtcgtatttattgagcgcttactgtgtgcacagcactgtactaagcgcttgggaagtacaagttggcaacatatagagacggtccttacccaacagcggcacgtgggacaacctgatcaccttgtatcccccccagcgcttagaacagtactttcattcattcattcaatcgtatttattgagcgcttgctgtgtgcagagcgatgtactaagcgcttgggaagtacaagttggctacatatagagacggtccctacccaagatcggatatatatatatatatatatatatatatatatatatatatacctaacaagtctgcttgttttgttgtctgtctcccccttctagactgtgatcccattgttgggtagggaccgtctctatttgttgccgacttgtacttcccaagcgctcagtacagtgctctgcacatagtaagcgctcaataaatacgattgatgatgatgatgatgaatgaatcggcacgtgggacaacctgatcaccttgtatcccccccagcgcttagaacagtgctttgcacataataagcgcttaataaatgccattattattattattatatccccccagcgcttaaagcagtgctttgcacatagtaagcgtttaataaatgccattattattattacatcccccccagcgcttaaagcagtgctttgcacatagtaagcgcttaacaaatatcatcatcatcaccatcatcatcagacacACATCCACACGCAGAAATTGAAGATCCCAGCTCCCAGACGGACGCATTctgcagagacacacacacacacgcgcacaaaTTGAAGAtccgtatccccccagcgcttaaagcagtgttttgcacatagtaagcgcttaacaaataccatcatcgtcatcggacacacacacacacgcacaaaccgAAGATCCCAGCTCccaggtggacacattccttagacacacacacacacgcacgcacaaatTGAAGATCCAGACGGGCCCGTTCCGCAgtcggacacacacacacacacacactgaagaTCCCAGCTCCCATATGGACACATTcctcagagacacacacagacacacacacacacattgaagATCCCAGCTCCCAAGTGGACACATTcctcagagacacacacacacacacacacacacacacacactgaagaTCCCAGCTCCCAGGTGGACACATTcctcagagagacacacacacacagacacacacacacacacattgaagATCCCAGCTCCCAGATGGACACATTcctcagagacacacacagacacacacacacacacacacattgaagATCCAtcttcaatgccatcattattattattgttctctgggcctcagttccctcatctgtaaaacggggatgaagactgagccgcacgtgggacaacctgatcaccttgtatcctccccagcgcttagaacagtgctttgcacatagtaagcgctttataaataccattattatcattattattatatcccagctcccaagtggacacattcctcagagacacacacacacatattgaaGATCCCAGCTCCCAGATGGACACAttcctcacagacacacacacacacacattgaagATCCCAGCTCCCAGGTGGACACATTcctcagagacacacacacattgaAGATCCCAGCTCCCAAATGGGCACATTcctcagacacacacaaacacacatacacacattgaAGATCCCAGCTCCCAGATGGACACATTcctcagagacacacacagacacacacacacacattgaagATCCAtcttcaatgccatcattattattattgttctctgggcctcagttccctcatctgtaaaacggggatgaagactgagccgcacgtgggacaacctgatcaccttgtatcctccccagagctagaacagtgcttcgcacatagtaagcgctttataaataccattattatcattattattatatcccagctcccaagtggacacattcctcagagagagacagacacacacacacacacacacacacacacacattgaagATCCCAGCTCCCAGATGGACACAttcctcacagacacacacacacacacacattgaagATCCCAGCTCCCAGGTGGACACATTCCTCAgagacatacacagacacacacacacacattgaagATCCCAGCTCCCAAGTGGACACATTCCTCAGAGagacacacacttacacacacacattgaAGATCCCAGCTCCCAAGTGGACACATTcctcagagagacacacacacacacattgaagATCCCAGCTCCCAGATGGACACAttcctcacagacacacacacacacattgaagATCCCAGCTCCCAGGTGGACACATTcctcagagacacacacagacacacacacacacacacattgaagATCCCAGCTCCCAAGTGGACACATTcctcagagagacacacagacacacacacacacacacattgaagATCCCAGCTCCCAAGTGGACACATTcctcagagagagacacacattgAAGATCCCAGCTCCCAGATGGACACAttcctcacagacacacacacacacacacatattgaaGTTCCCAGCTCCCAGGTGGACacattccacacacacacacacacacacacacacgtgtgagACGCAGCCGGCCAGGCCCACGCAgagcctcagccccgcccccatGCCCAGGTTAGCGAGCCGCGCATGCGTGTTTGCTTCGGGCACATGCACGCGCACTCACGGAAACGCCCGAAGGTTCCGCCgaagtgccccctccttccccccccccactcttccGGGCGGGGCAAGgagaagccccgccccctttccctccccttcctcctcccccctctcggcggcggcggcggcggcgttggctGTAGGGCGTGAGGCGGCGTGAGCCCAGTAGGTGGCTCTGTGGCGCAATGGATAGCGCATTGGACTTCTAGTGATGAGAGAGCgattcaaaggttgtgggttcgaatcccaccagagtcggtttattttttttttcttttctctttttattacctttttctcctaccccctaacccggcccccacccctttatttaaaaaaaaaagccctcccttccctccccgctaTCCCTATCCGTGGCATCGTCCGGccacccacccccaggcccgTTTCTACCTCCTCCGGCTCTCTACCTCTGGGGTCTCTCAGGTTTTGTctgtttgttttccttttcttctcattcactcgtatttattgagcgctccctgggtgcagggcactgtactgagcgcctgggaagcccaggttggcaacacagagaggcggtccctacccaacagcgggctcacagtctaggagagcgGGCTCTTACTTACCTGCCAGGCCGCGGTGGGAGGAGCGGGTGGGAGATGAGCACACACCGGGATACAATAACCATTTTATTCCATGCACTAGGggcaggcaggggggagggggcaagctgggatgggaggggcggggcaaagggggtgggagaaaaggagggaagaggcgGGACACATTccagaggctgggagaggggaggagcctGGAAGGGAAGAGCGGGGGGAGGGATGAagggggaatatatatatatatacttatatagatACTATATATAAACATTCACGGCCCCAGCTaggccccacccttcctccctctcccgcctAAATACCCACCTTCCAGCCCCCGGACGCCTGGGCCCGATGGAGAAGGGGATCCGGATACTGTACTCGAGGCCCCGGCCCTgtcgccgcccccctccccacccttttggGCTCCCCAcgaccccctccctttcccccccccccccccgtcgcccccagccccagctcagggCCAAGGTCTCCAAAAGGCGGTGGGGGGTCCGGCCGGGGCCTTCCCCCCGGGCCCCCGCTCCTGTCTATGGGCCGGGCCCAGTCCTGTGTTGGGCGCCCGGTCGGCGGGGTCCCTCCGGGGGGTGCTGGGGGGGGAGCAGGCCgagtgggggctgggggcgggacgGTGCTCGGGGTGTCGGGGGgtgggctgctcctgctgctggggATGCTGCTGGTGGTGATGCtggtgatgctgctgctgctggtggtggtggtggtggtggtggtgggaggatggggagccgggcctgggggCGGTCGGGTCCAGCtgggcccgggggtcccgggtGGGCTCCGGCCGCTGGGCCTTGGGGTGCAGGTAGCCGTGGAGGGTGGTGAGGAGCTGTCCGCGGGCCGAGGGGCTGGAGTCCTGGATGTAGGTGACCATGCGGAGGAGGCACTCGCGGAACCCCGACAGGTAGCAGCTGCTCAGGGTCTCCGGGTCCTGCGCGGGCCGGGCCGAGGCGCctggagccgggggcggggggcgggcacgggggccggggagggagggaggggggagcaaCGGAGAAAACCGGAGGGGTCAcgaagggtggggggtgggaggggaaaggtggggggCCCGCACGGAAAACTCGgagagccggggagggggggggggggcacgaggggagatgaggggaggacaCAAAGAGAGCGAGGTAAGACCAGAAAGACACAGAAAACCACGGACACACAAGGGACTCAGAGACCCAGTAACTCAACATCAGCAGGTCCTGACCCTTCCAGGCGCTGAGACACAGAAACACACGCACCCATACACACAGCCTCAGAGACCAAAAGGGACTCAGAGATCCAGTAAACTCAACATCAGCAGGTCCTGACCCTTCCAGGCGCCGAGACACAGAAACACACGCACCCACACTCACAGAAGAAGCAGAGACACGGACACACAGCCTCAGAGACCAAAAGGGACTCAGAGACCCAGTAACTCAACGTCAGCAGGTCCTGACCTACCCAGGAGCCGAAACACAGAAACACACTCACCCATACACACAGAAGAAGCAGAgtcacacacggacacacagccTCAGAGACCAAAAGGGACTCAGAGATCCAGTAAACTCAACAGCAGCAGGTCCTGACCCTTCCAGGCGCCGAGATAtagaaacacacacccacacacacagaaGAAGCAGTGATGCACATGACACACAGCCTCAGAGACCAAAAGGGACTCAGAGACCCAGTAACTCAACGTCAGCAGGTCCTGACCTACCCAGGAGCCGAAACACAGAAACACACCCACCCATACACACAGAAGAAGCagagacacacacggacacacagccTCAGAGACCAAAAGGGACTCAGAGATCCAGTAAACTCAACATCAGCAGGTCCTGACCCTTCCGGGCACCGAGATACAGAAACACGCACACACAGAAGaagcagagacacacacagacacccagcCTGAGAGACCAAAAGGGGCTCAGAGACCCAGAACCTCAACACCAGCAGGTCCTGACCTACCCAGGTGccgacacagaaacacacacacacatagaagaAGCAGAGACACACATGGACACCCAGCCTCAGAGACCAAAAGGGGCTCAGAGACCCAGTAATTCAACATCATCAGCAGGTCCTGACCTACCCAGGCGCCGAGACACA is part of the Tachyglossus aculeatus isolate mTacAcu1 chromosome Y4, mTacAcu1.pri, whole genome shotgun sequence genome and harbors:
- the HES7 gene encoding transcription factor HES-7 codes for the protein MVTRDRAESRESPKMLKPLIEKRRRDRINRSLEELRLLLLERTRDQNLRNPKLEKAEILEFAVGYLRQRSRAEPLGASARPAQDPETLSSCYLSGFRECLLRMVTYIQDSSPSARGQLLTTLHGYLHPKAQRPEPTRDPRAQLDPTAPSPHSACSPPSTPRRDPADRAPNTGLGPAHRQERGPGGKAPAGPPTAFWRPWP